One window of the Pedobacter ginsengisoli genome contains the following:
- a CDS encoding DUF5690 family protein, translated as MKRINHLLANSKLFFIIWCMLAAFGTYFCMYAFRKPFTNGTYTGITLWDLDYKAVLIIAQLMGYMLSKVVGIKVISELKASGRKKLIICLILFAEAALLLFGAVPQPYNFFFLFLNGLPLGMVWGIVFSYLEGRRFTETLAMGLSISLIFSSGMIKTIYFTVNEWVPMVSEFWMPALMGVLFLPLFLTFVWMLSVIPEPTETDKLLRVERLPMNAEDKRAVMAEFGFAIFGIGLIYMMLTTMRDFRDNFSVEIWNEIDSNWDKGVLSLTETISGIIVLIAIGSLSMIRNNIRGFWATQYLIALGLLLSGGSTLFFQMHLISPFWWMLLVGMGMFLAYTPIQVVLFDRMIALFKIKANAGFFVYICDSAGYLGSVLLLLYKEFFMKDLSWCKVLIRFSYILTIVCLILMVIVSVFFNRKLGIKGLVTGILDRRA; from the coding sequence ATGAAGCGAATAAACCATTTACTGGCCAACTCGAAACTCTTCTTTATTATCTGGTGTATGCTTGCCGCTTTTGGCACCTACTTTTGTATGTACGCCTTCAGAAAACCCTTTACCAATGGAACCTATACAGGAATAACCCTTTGGGATCTCGATTACAAAGCAGTGTTAATAATTGCACAGCTTATGGGCTACATGCTTTCCAAAGTAGTTGGTATTAAGGTAATTTCAGAACTTAAGGCTTCGGGCAGAAAAAAGCTGATCATCTGTCTTATTCTTTTTGCGGAGGCTGCATTGCTTCTTTTCGGAGCTGTGCCACAGCCTTACAACTTCTTTTTTCTGTTTTTAAATGGTCTTCCTTTGGGCATGGTTTGGGGAATTGTATTTAGTTACCTGGAAGGCAGGCGGTTTACAGAAACATTGGCGATGGGATTGAGCATTAGCCTCATCTTTTCTTCGGGAATGATTAAAACGATCTATTTTACAGTGAATGAATGGGTTCCAATGGTTTCGGAGTTTTGGATGCCTGCGTTGATGGGTGTACTTTTTTTACCACTTTTTCTGACTTTTGTATGGATGCTTTCTGTAATTCCGGAACCTACCGAAACTGACAAACTATTGCGTGTTGAGCGTTTGCCAATGAACGCAGAAGATAAGCGCGCGGTAATGGCGGAATTTGGCTTCGCGATTTTTGGCATTGGTTTGATCTATATGATGCTAACCACCATGCGGGATTTTAGAGACAACTTCTCTGTTGAAATCTGGAATGAAATTGACAGCAATTGGGATAAAGGAGTGTTATCATTAACAGAAACCATTTCAGGCATTATCGTCTTAATTGCAATAGGAAGTCTGTCAATGATCCGGAACAACATACGCGGTTTTTGGGCTACCCAATACCTTATTGCACTTGGCCTGCTATTAAGCGGTGGCAGCACATTGTTTTTCCAGATGCACCTTATAAGCCCTTTTTGGTGGATGCTACTGGTGGGAATGGGCATGTTTTTGGCTTATACACCTATACAGGTGGTGCTTTTCGATAGGATGATCGCTTTATTTAAGATAAAGGCTAATGCAGGCTTTTTTGTTTACATCTGCGATTCTGCCGGGTACCTGGGCAGTGTATTGTTACTGCTTTACAAAGAGTTTTTCATGAAGGACCTGAGCTGGTGTAAAGTATTGATTCGCTTTAGTTATATACTAACCATAGTTTGCCTAATACTAATGGTTATTGTATCGGTATTTTTTAACCGTAAACTTGGAATTAAAGGCCTGGTTACAGGGATATTAGACAGAAGAGCCTAG
- a CDS encoding phosphatase PAP2 family protein — protein sequence MNGLMYKKMFKMKYGLLIALCFPFCGFAQYASQADSLSQKKNTFKVAPFIIPAVFLAYGAMGGGNNFVHDLDVTTRNELQEDYPFFSVHADNFMQYAPAAAVYALNLSGVKGRHNLADATGIYAISFGLMKASTLIVKSATHRLRPDGSTNNSFPSGHTATSFAAAEFLKQEYKDVSPWIGYAGYAVAGATGVFRLYNNRHWVSDVVAGAGFGILSTKISYLVYPHLKKLIMGKKNNDFTVAPMYQNKAFGFSLSGQF from the coding sequence ATGAACGGTTTAATGTATAAGAAGATGTTTAAGATGAAGTATGGCCTTTTGATTGCCCTTTGCTTTCCTTTTTGCGGTTTTGCGCAATATGCAAGTCAGGCAGATTCTCTGTCTCAAAAAAAGAATACCTTCAAAGTTGCTCCCTTCATTATTCCTGCTGTATTTCTGGCATATGGAGCAATGGGCGGAGGTAATAATTTTGTACATGATCTGGATGTAACTACCCGCAATGAACTACAGGAAGATTATCCTTTTTTTTCTGTACATGCCGATAATTTTATGCAATATGCTCCGGCAGCAGCAGTTTATGCTTTAAATTTATCGGGAGTAAAAGGCCGGCACAACCTTGCAGATGCTACAGGTATTTATGCCATCTCTTTTGGTTTGATGAAAGCATCTACACTCATTGTTAAATCTGCAACTCACAGGCTTCGCCCGGATGGCAGTACAAATAACTCATTTCCTTCTGGCCACACGGCAACATCATTTGCTGCAGCAGAGTTTTTAAAGCAGGAGTATAAAGACGTATCACCCTGGATAGGTTATGCAGGATATGCAGTAGCCGGGGCCACAGGGGTTTTCAGGTTATATAACAATAGGCATTGGGTTAGTGATGTGGTTGCTGGTGCAGGCTTTGGTATTCTATCAACCAAAATAAGTTATCTTGTATATCCACATTTAAAAAAGCTCATTATGGGTAAAAAAAACAATGATTTTACTGTGGCTCCTATGTATCAAAATAAGGCATTTGGTTTTTCCTTATCAGGTCAGTTTTAA
- a CDS encoding sensor histidine kinase, whose amino-acid sequence MKLAAKYNRVTLIASIIVFLFTGVIYYSVIHYILTGQLDKDLAIEEDEIAAYVKTYGKLPLAGSFKEQKVSYHLIDPNHDFERRYFYNDYFNESEQRIEPGRSLIRTIEVKGKLYSVTVTKSRLEAEDLVRIIFLITLSVTILLLITLLLINRFILNNIWRPFYGILLQMKAFNLADKNDIRIEPTKIDEFAELNAAVATMSLRVKQDYRELKSFTDNASHEMMTPLAVINSKLDTLIQTETFSDSQGELIEDIYVAVGKLSRLNQSLLMLAKIENNLIGDQETINLDELISQKTRQFQELLQSQNLNLKTELATRKIDMNKHLADMLINNLLSNAIRHNYKGGEIFIQLNDSQLTISNTGLAAALVVNKVFERFYKNAASEGMGLGLAISNQICNLYRFKLNYTYQDTRHTFKVSF is encoded by the coding sequence ATGAAGCTGGCTGCAAAATATAACAGGGTCACCTTAATTGCCTCTATCATTGTGTTTTTATTTACAGGTGTAATCTATTATTCAGTAATACATTATATTTTAACAGGTCAGCTGGATAAAGACTTGGCCATCGAAGAAGATGAAATTGCTGCCTATGTGAAAACCTATGGCAAATTACCCCTGGCTGGTAGTTTTAAAGAACAGAAAGTAAGTTACCATCTGATAGATCCCAACCATGATTTTGAACGCAGGTATTTCTATAATGATTATTTTAATGAATCTGAACAAAGAATAGAACCTGGAAGAAGCCTCATAAGAACAATTGAAGTAAAAGGGAAACTATATTCAGTTACGGTAACAAAATCCAGATTAGAAGCAGAAGACCTGGTCAGAATTATATTTTTAATAACCCTTAGTGTAACCATTTTGCTTTTAATAACACTGCTGTTAATCAATAGGTTTATACTCAATAACATCTGGAGGCCTTTTTATGGAATATTGTTGCAGATGAAAGCCTTTAACCTGGCAGATAAAAATGATATCAGAATTGAACCAACTAAAATTGATGAGTTTGCAGAACTAAACGCCGCAGTAGCAACCATGTCTTTAAGGGTAAAACAAGACTACAGGGAACTAAAGAGTTTTACAGATAATGCTTCTCATGAAATGATGACTCCTTTGGCTGTAATCAATTCTAAGTTAGATACACTGATCCAAACTGAAACATTTAGTGATTCCCAAGGAGAACTGATAGAAGATATTTACGTTGCCGTGGGCAAATTATCCAGGCTTAATCAGTCTTTACTGATGCTTGCCAAGATAGAGAATAACCTGATTGGCGACCAGGAAACAATTAATCTGGATGAGCTGATCAGCCAAAAAACAAGGCAGTTTCAGGAATTACTTCAGTCGCAAAACTTAAATCTAAAAACGGAGCTAGCTACCAGGAAGATTGATATGAATAAGCACCTTGCTGATATGCTGATTAATAACTTGTTAAGCAATGCGATTAGACATAATTATAAAGGAGGAGAAATTTTTATTCAACTAAATGATAGTCAGCTTACAATAAGTAACACCGGGTTAGCTGCGGCATTAGTCGTTAATAAGGTTTTTGAAAGATTTTATAAAAATGCTGCTTCAGAAGGGATGGGTTTAGGCCTGGCCATATCCAATCAAATTTGTAATTTATATCGTTTTAAGTTAAATTATACTTATCAGGATACAAGACATACTTTTAAGGTTAGTTTTTAA
- a CDS encoding winged helix-turn-helix domain-containing protein has product MSVKIAENTLTLTRKEYDLLVYFIANHSKVITKSAIAEHLWGDEIDLSDHFDFIYAHIKNLRKKLIEAGCRDYIKSMYGVGYKFENV; this is encoded by the coding sequence ATGTCTGTAAAAATTGCTGAAAATACACTAACGCTAACCCGTAAAGAATACGATCTGCTCGTTTATTTTATTGCAAACCACAGCAAAGTAATAACAAAAAGTGCAATAGCTGAGCATTTGTGGGGAGATGAGATTGATCTTTCTGACCATTTCGATTTTATTTATGCCCACATAAAAAACCTTCGGAAAAAGCTGATAGAAGCCGGTTGCAGAGATTACATTAAATCTATGTATGGCGTGGGTTACAAATTTGAAAATGTATGA
- a CDS encoding efflux RND transporter permease subunit — protein sequence MKNFFLTHKNPIIIILAIMMFGGVIAYENLKTSLFPEITFPKIKIIADAGLQPVDRMMVTVTRPLENAVKQVPGLKLVRSTTSRGSCEISAFMNWNSDIDLSQQRIESRINQIRNALPPDINISVEKMNPSILPVMGYTLESHSKSPIELRQIATYTIKPFLSQVEGVAEVRVSGGKTKEYWVELDKNKMSSLNITPQQINTALSQTNFIRSNGYLSDYKLLYLTITDAALTTKSDLEDVVVSNNSHRIIQIKDIARVNIQEGVEYTKINANGHDAVLIAVVKQPEANLIILTQEMEKRVKLLPNILPPGVTIKPYYIQADFVNDSVKSVTDSLWIGLGLAIIVAIIFLRSLKASTTILITIPLTLCLTVIVLYSIGYTLNIMTLGAIAAAIGLIIDDAIVVVEQIHRMHEEHPDLKSYDLVHKAIIYLFQAMLGSSLSTVVIFIPFLLMTGVAGAYFKIMTNTMIIALVCSFFVTWICLPVVYLLLGKRSKSPKTNQTEVHAVKNQAWVIWFVKKPIISFAAIIIFILLIILILPKLQTGFLPEMDEGSIVLDYKSPPGTSLQETDRMLKEVEQIIIKIPDVETYSRRTGTQMGFFITEPNNGDYLIQLKKQRSRTTEEVISEIRNKITATQPSLEIDFGQVIGDMLGDLMSSTQPIEIKIFGDNHSKLTALSKAVAAKVSEVKGTADVFDGIVIAGPSINVKPIYSQLAQYGITVADFQYQLQMALEGNPSGTVLEKEQLSTIRLVYPNSRKYNVEGIKSMQIFLPNGKLVPITNLAVVDINTGDAEIARENLQAMGVITARLENRDLGTTIQDIQQQVASSIHLPSGYHIEYGGAYAEQQQSFKELLMILVSSSLLVFAVILFLFKDFKIATLILFIAVLGISGSYLALFLTNTPLNVGSYTGLIMIIGIIGENAIFTFLQFKESCKENKVQEAIVYAISTRLRPKLMTALGAIIALMPLALGIGAGAQLHQPLAIAVIGGFIVAMPLLLIVLPSIINLLYKDQ from the coding sequence ATGAAGAATTTCTTTCTGACTCATAAAAACCCGATTATAATAATCCTGGCCATTATGATGTTCGGGGGTGTTATTGCTTATGAGAATCTAAAGACCTCACTTTTTCCTGAGATTACATTTCCTAAAATAAAGATCATTGCTGATGCAGGCCTTCAGCCTGTAGATAGGATGATGGTAACGGTAACAAGACCCCTCGAAAATGCGGTTAAACAGGTACCCGGACTAAAGCTGGTAAGGAGTACTACAAGTAGGGGGAGTTGTGAAATATCGGCTTTTATGAACTGGAACTCAGATATTGATTTGAGCCAGCAACGCATAGAATCCAGGATCAATCAAATCAGGAATGCATTGCCTCCTGATATCAATATATCGGTAGAGAAAATGAATCCTTCCATATTACCGGTAATGGGTTATACGCTCGAAAGTCATAGTAAATCTCCAATTGAACTTCGTCAAATAGCTACCTATACCATCAAACCTTTTCTTTCTCAGGTAGAAGGAGTTGCAGAAGTACGTGTTAGTGGTGGAAAAACCAAGGAATATTGGGTTGAGCTGGACAAAAATAAGATGAGTTCGCTTAATATTACCCCGCAACAGATAAATACTGCTTTAAGTCAAACCAATTTCATCCGTTCAAACGGATATCTTTCAGATTATAAGCTGTTGTATTTAACCATTACAGACGCGGCTTTAACAACAAAGTCAGATTTAGAAGATGTTGTTGTTAGTAATAACAGCCATAGGATTATTCAAATTAAAGACATTGCCAGAGTAAATATACAAGAGGGGGTGGAGTATACCAAAATCAATGCAAATGGTCATGATGCAGTGCTAATTGCAGTTGTTAAACAACCTGAAGCCAATTTGATTATCCTTACCCAGGAAATGGAGAAAAGGGTTAAACTTTTACCAAACATCTTGCCTCCGGGAGTAACTATTAAACCTTATTACATACAGGCTGATTTTGTTAATGATTCTGTAAAAAGCGTAACCGATAGTTTGTGGATAGGCTTAGGTCTTGCAATTATTGTTGCAATCATCTTTTTGAGGTCGTTAAAAGCAAGCACCACTATTCTTATTACCATTCCGCTAACACTTTGTTTAACTGTAATTGTATTGTACAGCATTGGCTATACTCTAAATATAATGACTCTTGGAGCTATTGCCGCTGCAATTGGTTTAATCATAGATGATGCGATTGTTGTTGTAGAGCAGATTCATCGGATGCATGAAGAACATCCTGATCTAAAGAGCTATGATCTGGTACATAAAGCCATCATCTATCTTTTTCAAGCGATGCTTGGTTCTTCACTTAGTACCGTAGTTATTTTTATTCCTTTCTTACTAATGACAGGCGTAGCTGGAGCCTATTTTAAAATAATGACCAATACCATGATCATTGCTTTGGTTTGTTCCTTTTTTGTTACCTGGATCTGTTTGCCTGTAGTATATCTGCTTTTAGGTAAAAGGAGCAAATCACCAAAAACTAATCAAACAGAAGTACATGCTGTAAAAAATCAGGCATGGGTAATCTGGTTTGTTAAGAAACCGATAATCAGTTTCGCCGCAATCATAATATTTATCCTACTTATAATACTCATATTGCCAAAACTCCAAACCGGATTTCTACCCGAAATGGATGAGGGTAGTATCGTACTAGATTATAAATCTCCACCGGGAACCTCTCTTCAGGAAACCGACAGGATGTTGAAAGAAGTAGAACAGATCATCATAAAAATCCCCGATGTAGAAACCTATTCCAGAAGAACAGGAACTCAAATGGGTTTCTTTATTACAGAACCAAATAATGGAGATTATCTCATTCAGCTTAAAAAACAACGTAGCAGAACAACTGAAGAAGTAATAAGCGAAATCCGTAATAAGATAACTGCAACTCAACCATCTCTTGAAATAGATTTCGGGCAGGTAATTGGTGATATGCTTGGTGATCTGATGAGTTCAACCCAGCCAATTGAAATCAAAATCTTTGGGGATAATCACTCCAAGCTTACAGCACTTTCTAAAGCGGTTGCTGCTAAAGTTTCTGAAGTTAAGGGAACTGCTGATGTATTTGATGGTATTGTCATAGCCGGGCCGTCCATTAATGTTAAACCCATATATAGTCAGCTTGCTCAATATGGTATTACCGTTGCCGATTTTCAGTATCAATTGCAAATGGCTTTAGAAGGAAATCCATCCGGAACTGTTCTCGAAAAAGAGCAACTCTCAACCATCAGGCTTGTTTATCCAAATAGTAGAAAATATAATGTAGAAGGGATTAAATCCATGCAGATATTCTTGCCCAATGGCAAACTGGTGCCAATCACTAATCTGGCTGTTGTTGATATCAATACTGGAGATGCAGAGATTGCCCGTGAAAATTTGCAGGCCATGGGTGTAATAACTGCTCGTTTAGAAAACAGGGATCTTGGGACCACAATTCAGGATATTCAACAACAAGTTGCAAGTAGTATTCATTTGCCTTCTGGTTATCATATAGAATATGGTGGGGCCTATGCAGAGCAACAACAGTCTTTTAAAGAACTGCTTATGATTCTGGTTTCTTCAAGTTTACTAGTATTTGCTGTTATTTTATTTCTGTTTAAAGATTTCAAAATTGCTACCCTAATATTATTTATAGCTGTTTTGGGTATTTCGGGCAGCTATCTTGCTTTGTTTTTAACAAATACACCATTAAACGTAGGCAGTTACACCGGCTTAATCATGATAATAGGTATTATAGGCGAAAATGCAATTTTTACCTTTCTGCAGTTTAAAGAGTCATGTAAAGAAAACAAAGTTCAGGAAGCCATTGTTTATGCCATTTCTACACGGCTACGCCCAAAATTAATGACAGCCCTGGGTGCAATAATTGCACTTATGCCCCTTGCATTAGGTATCGGTGCCGGAGCACAACTTCATCAACCCCTGGCAATTGCCGTTATTGGTGGCTTCATTGTTGCCATGCCATTACTACTTATTGTTTTGCCAAGCATAATAAACTTACTTTATAAAGACCAATAA
- a CDS encoding efflux RND transporter periplasmic adaptor subunit, with protein sequence MSSKLTLGFALICLILNGCGPVSTSGNQELDKSPEPKTPVSITQISNAPLSDYIELNATATFQQKGIIKASSNGYLQTVNVKKGDYIKGGQTLFTIITKEAKSIGNAINNLDPSFKFTGLTRITANTAGFAGEVSHQKGDYVQEGEQLAVITNLNSFVFLMDLPYELTGIIKNQKALEVTLPNGEKLIGNVGSALPLVDSASQTQRIIIQVKTQKIIPEGLVAKVKLIRSESLNPIALPKESVLANETQDEFWVMKLINDTTAVKINIQKGLETRSYIEIKSPLFKPDDRFILTGNYGLSDTAKITINHK encoded by the coding sequence ATGAGCAGTAAACTAACACTGGGTTTCGCTTTAATATGCTTAATTCTTAACGGATGTGGACCGGTATCTACTTCAGGTAATCAAGAATTGGATAAAAGTCCGGAGCCAAAAACTCCGGTAAGCATTACTCAAATCAGTAATGCCCCATTAAGTGATTATATTGAATTGAATGCAACAGCTACATTTCAGCAAAAAGGGATAATAAAGGCCAGCTCTAATGGTTATCTGCAAACTGTAAATGTAAAAAAGGGCGACTATATTAAAGGGGGACAAACGTTATTTACAATAATCACTAAAGAGGCTAAAAGTATAGGGAATGCCATTAATAACCTTGACCCAAGTTTTAAGTTTACAGGATTAACCCGTATTACGGCAAATACAGCTGGTTTCGCAGGAGAGGTAAGTCACCAAAAAGGCGACTATGTACAGGAAGGGGAGCAACTGGCAGTTATTACTAACCTCAACAGCTTTGTTTTTCTAATGGATCTTCCTTATGAACTAACGGGTATCATTAAAAACCAAAAAGCATTAGAAGTAACCCTGCCCAACGGAGAAAAGTTAATTGGGAACGTTGGATCTGCATTGCCTCTGGTCGATTCGGCCTCGCAAACTCAAAGAATAATCATTCAGGTAAAAACACAAAAAATAATTCCGGAAGGGCTTGTCGCAAAGGTTAAATTAATCCGATCAGAATCTTTAAACCCCATTGCTTTGCCTAAAGAATCAGTTCTTGCCAATGAAACACAGGATGAATTTTGGGTTATGAAGTTAATTAATGACACTACAGCAGTAAAAATAAATATCCAAAAGGGTCTGGAAACAAGAAGCTATATTGAAATAAAATCTCCCTTATTTAAACCCGATGATCGGTTTATTCTTACTGGTAATTACGGATTATCAGATACGGCCAAAATTACAATCAACCACAAATGA
- a CDS encoding TolC family protein codes for MIKKVRQIRLVFLLTLLSYGGSMSLCRAQNYKVDDYIQKALINSPLLKDFKNQLLLNKMDSAILKAGYKPQITASSTGTYAPVINNYGYDNALSNGKTFDALITANQNIIGKSRRDIQLEGIALHADSINAASKISEQDIKKSITEQYITTYIDQQQRDFYVEVYQLLKKEENILKVLAQKSVYKQADYLAFLVTFQQQELQLSQTTIQLKNDFARLNYLTGIVDTNVVVLQEPLLTTTAPARLSNSIFIQGYKIDSLKLLNSKKQIDLNYKPLASIYVNGGYNSSFILQPYKNFGTSVGFTMSVPIYDGGQRKMKYTQLQIQENTRQGYQRFFVRQYQQQVNQLIQQLQATQELQTKITRQIKFTEGLINVDSKLLQTGDITIADYVIAINNYLNTQYMLRQVNVSRLQLTNQLNYWNN; via the coding sequence ATGATAAAAAAAGTAAGGCAAATTCGGTTGGTCTTTCTATTAACACTTTTAAGTTATGGCGGAAGTATGTCCTTGTGTCGGGCTCAGAACTATAAGGTTGACGATTACATCCAAAAAGCATTAATTAATAGCCCTCTACTTAAAGATTTTAAGAATCAGCTGCTCCTCAATAAGATGGATAGTGCGATCCTCAAAGCAGGATATAAACCACAGATTACAGCCAGTTCCACTGGGACGTATGCTCCTGTTATAAATAACTATGGATATGATAATGCACTTAGCAATGGCAAAACATTCGACGCACTTATAACAGCTAATCAAAATATTATCGGTAAAAGTAGGCGCGATATTCAGTTAGAAGGAATTGCTTTGCATGCAGATTCAATAAATGCAGCCTCAAAGATCTCTGAGCAGGACATTAAAAAAAGCATTACAGAACAATACATAACAACTTATATCGATCAGCAGCAAAGAGATTTTTATGTCGAAGTCTACCAGCTTTTAAAAAAAGAAGAAAACATACTCAAAGTATTAGCCCAGAAAAGTGTGTATAAACAGGCAGATTATCTTGCCTTTCTGGTAACCTTTCAGCAGCAGGAACTGCAGCTCAGCCAGACAACCATTCAATTGAAGAATGATTTCGCACGTTTAAACTATTTAACTGGCATTGTAGATACCAATGTTGTGGTACTCCAAGAACCCTTGCTAACAACAACAGCTCCTGCGCGATTAAGCAATAGTATTTTTATACAAGGGTATAAAATAGATAGCTTAAAGTTACTTAATAGTAAAAAGCAAATAGATCTGAATTATAAACCTCTCGCAAGTATTTATGTAAATGGGGGTTATAATTCTTCTTTCATCCTACAGCCATATAAAAATTTCGGAACAAGTGTAGGCTTTACTATGTCTGTTCCTATTTACGATGGTGGCCAGCGTAAAATGAAGTATACCCAACTTCAAATACAGGAAAACACAAGGCAAGGTTATCAACGTTTTTTTGTCAGGCAGTATCAACAGCAGGTTAATCAGCTTATTCAACAACTGCAGGCTACTCAAGAATTGCAAACTAAAATTACGCGGCAGATTAAATTTACTGAAGGACTTATCAATGTAGATAGCAAATTGTTGCAAACAGGCGATATCACAATAGCAGATTATGTAATTGCCATAAATAATTACCTAAATACTCAATATATGCTTCGGCAGGTTAATGTATCCAGGCTTCAGCTAACTAATCAACTAAACTATTGGAACAATTAG
- a CDS encoding ABC transporter ATP-binding protein gives MNYNLNTIAEQEKKSSSWVGLKNLLNLVAEERKRIFLSLSAILISASLNLLGPFLIGYTIDHYVQTGKYHGVLVFAGILLAMYSVAFVSSYLQTQWMGGVAQRAIFKLRNVIFNKIQQLPVAFFNENKAGDLISRVNNDTDKLSQFFSQALMQFISSIMTMVGSGVFLLSINIKLGLATLVPALIILVFTRGVSPWVRKRNALSLKSSGALSAEIQESLNNFKVIIAFNRRDYFRKKFDVANQHNYKTAMGTGMANNMFLPVFGLFSALAQLIVLSYGIYLITESEFSVGLLVSYLAYSTNFYNPLRQLAALWTSFQVALAGWDRISRMLSLQSNLDIINSTAVKASDSLLEFKNVHFGYTASNEILHNVNFKLEKGKTYALVGPTGGGKTTTASIMARLYDPVSGLILLNGKDIKSYTPEERSKKIGFILQEPFLFTGTVRENILYGNEQYHEYDQQGFIDLIQSTGLESLLSVFDNAGETKVLSSADSLSLGQKQLIAFMRAVLRKPDLLILDEATANIDTITEKLLGEILDKLPKETTLVIIAHRLNTIENADEIFFVNSGEVTRAGSFREAMDKLIHHKRKS, from the coding sequence ATGAATTATAATTTGAACACAATTGCAGAGCAGGAGAAAAAAAGTTCATCATGGGTAGGTCTTAAAAATCTATTGAATCTGGTTGCGGAAGAGAGAAAGCGTATTTTTCTATCCTTATCAGCAATTCTTATCAGTGCATCACTTAACCTCCTTGGTCCATTTTTAATAGGGTATACTATCGATCATTATGTGCAAACAGGAAAGTACCATGGTGTTTTGGTATTTGCAGGTATTTTGCTTGCCATGTATTCTGTCGCTTTTGTTAGCAGTTATCTACAAACACAATGGATGGGAGGGGTAGCCCAACGTGCTATATTCAAATTAAGAAATGTAATTTTTAATAAAATACAGCAATTGCCGGTAGCCTTCTTTAATGAAAACAAAGCAGGCGATCTTATCTCAAGGGTTAATAATGATACCGATAAATTAAGCCAATTCTTTTCACAGGCTTTAATGCAGTTCATTAGCAGCATCATGACCATGGTTGGTTCTGGAGTATTTTTATTATCCATTAACATTAAACTTGGGCTTGCCACTCTGGTGCCAGCCTTAATTATTCTTGTGTTTACAAGAGGCGTCTCGCCCTGGGTAAGAAAAAGGAATGCCTTAAGTTTAAAAAGTTCCGGAGCGCTAAGTGCCGAAATACAGGAAAGCCTGAATAATTTTAAGGTAATAATAGCCTTTAACAGAAGAGATTATTTCAGGAAAAAGTTCGATGTAGCCAATCAGCATAATTATAAAACTGCTATGGGTACCGGAATGGCAAACAACATGTTCTTACCTGTATTCGGTTTATTCTCCGCCTTAGCACAATTAATTGTGTTAAGCTACGGCATTTACCTCATCACAGAATCAGAATTTAGCGTTGGATTGCTGGTTAGTTATTTAGCCTACTCTACTAACTTTTATAACCCTTTAAGACAGTTAGCTGCATTGTGGACAAGTTTCCAGGTAGCACTTGCAGGCTGGGATAGAATCTCTCGTATGCTATCTCTGCAGAGTAATTTAGATATTATTAACAGCACGGCAGTAAAAGCGTCAGATTCGTTACTTGAATTTAAAAATGTACATTTCGGGTATACCGCAAGTAATGAAATCCTTCACAATGTGAATTTTAAACTCGAAAAAGGAAAAACATACGCATTGGTAGGCCCAACAGGTGGTGGTAAAACTACTACAGCATCCATCATGGCGAGGCTGTACGATCCTGTAAGCGGATTAATCCTTTTAAATGGAAAAGACATTAAATCTTATACTCCCGAAGAAAGGAGTAAGAAAATTGGATTCATACTTCAGGAGCCATTTTTGTTTACAGGAACTGTTAGAGAAAATATTTTATACGGCAATGAGCAATATCATGAATATGATCAGCAAGGTTTCATAGATTTAATTCAGAGCACTGGATTGGAAAGCTTACTTTCTGTATTTGATAATGCAGGAGAAACAAAAGTTCTATCTTCTGCTGACAGTTTAAGCCTGGGGCAAAAGCAATTGATTGCTTTTATGCGTGCAGTGCTCAGAAAACCTGATTTACTAATTCTTGACGAGGCAACTGCTAATATTGATACCATAACAGAGAAACTACTGGGCGAGATATTAGACAAGTTACCAAAAGAAACTACGCTGGTAATCATAGCTCATCGTTTAAATACTATTGAGAATGCTGATGAGATCTTTTTTGTAAATAGTGGTGAAGTAACCAGAGCCGGATCATTTAGGGAGGCAATGGATAAGCTTATCCATCATAAAAGAAAAAGTTAA